One Tamandua tetradactyla isolate mTamTet1 chromosome 20, mTamTet1.pri, whole genome shotgun sequence DNA segment encodes these proteins:
- the LOC143664782 gene encoding olfactory receptor 2T27-like has protein sequence METGNKTIKTDFILLGLFPGIRYIDALVSMILLIYTIAIAGNATLILLIWVDPRLHTSMYFFLSQLSFIDLAFISSTVPKMAVNFYSGKRKISLVGCGTQIFFTLTLGIAECLLLTFMAYDRYVAICHPLRYPVIISHWFSQKMVFGTWVGGALASLVHTAYAMHFPLCGPRELHHFFCEVKAILKLSCEDISAYEKGVVVTSFVVVFVPVSLILTSYTCIFLVVLKMNSPEGRNKALATCSSHLTVVTFYYAPAMLIYMRPGSSNTPILNQALFMFDTILTPTLNPLIYSLRNKEVLGALRKVLGRCSISKEVSLSH, from the coding sequence ATGGAGACAGGCAACAAGACGATAAAAACAGACTTCATTCTCCTGGGCCTGTTCCCTGGAATTAGATATATTGATGCCCTTGTCTCCATGATCCTTCTGATCTACACCATTGCCATCGCAGGAAATGCCACCCTGATCCTCCTCATCTGGGTAGATCCCCGCCTCCACACctccatgtacttcttccttagCCAACTCTCCTTCATTGACCTGGCTTTCATCTCTAGCACAGTTCCCAAAATGGCAGTCAACTTTTACTCAGGCAAGAGGAAAATCTCCCTGGTTGGCTGTGGGACCCAGATCTTCTTCACCTTGACCCTGGGGATTGCTGAGTGTCTCCTCCTCACCTTCATGGCTTacgaccgctatgtggccatctgtcaccctCTGAGATACCCAGTCATCATAAGCCACTGGTTCTCCCAGAAGATGGTCTTTGGGACTTgggtgggaggggctctggcatCCTTAGTCCACACAGCCTATGCCATGCACTTTCCCCTCTGTGGCCCCCGGGAGCTCCACCACTTCTTCTGTGAGGTCAAGGCCATTTTGAAGCTATCTTGTGAAGACATCTCTGCCTATGAGAAAGGGGTAGTGGTGACCAGCTTTGTTGTGGTTTTTGTCCCTGTTAGCCTCATTCTGACCTCCTACACCTGTATCTTCCTGGTGGTTCTAAAAATGAACTCACctgaaggaagaaacaaagcCCTGGCCACGTGTTCCTCTCATTTGACCGTGGTAACCTTTTACTATGCTCCAGCCATGTTGATATACATGAGGCCTGGATCTTCCAACACCCCCATCCTGAACCAGGCACTCTTTATGTTCGACACCATCCTCACCCCCACGCTGAACCCCCTCATCTACAGCCTGAGGAACAAGGAAGTGTTAGGTGCACTGAGGAAGGTGCTGGGGAGGTGCTCCATTTCAAAGGAGGTTTCTCTGTCTCACTAA
- the LOC143664690 gene encoding olfactory receptor 2AJ1-like, with product MGQGNGSTTTDFVLVGLFSDSRHPTLLIVIVLLILLVAVTGNYILALMIWSDVHLHTPMYFLLTQLSLMDLTLISTTVPKMVTNFFSGHRGISYITCGVQIFLYLMLGVAECVLLTLMAFDRYLAICSPLRYQIIMTPQVCVQMAAGSWAGGVLIALIHTMYAMHFSTCGSREIHHFFCEVMALLKLSCEDTSTYEKVVLVSGIVFLLIPFGLILTSYTLIFLAVLHMKSPEAKNKALATCSSHLCVVSLYFGPAMVIYMNPASSLPPEVDQRLFVFDVIITPMLNPLIYSLRNKEVLVALKKVLGRKVMFKVLCLNIARF from the coding sequence ATGGGCCAAGGAAATGGATCCACCACCACAGATTTTGTTCTCGTGGGCCTCTTCTCTGATTCTCGGCATCCTACATTACTTATTGTCATTGTCCTCCTGATTCTCTTGGTGGCCGTCACTGGAAACTACATCCTGGCCCTGATGATCTGGAGTGATGTCCACTtacacacccccatgtacttcctGCTCACCCAGCTCTCACTCATGGACCTGACCCTAATCTCCACTACTGTCCCTAAGATGGTCACCAACTTCTTCTCAGGACACAGAGGCATTTCTTACATCACCTGTGGAGTCCAAATCTTCCTTTACTTGATGCTAGGAGTGGCTGAGTGTGTTCTCCTGACACTGATGGCCTTTGACCGCTACTTGGCCATCTGTAGCCCCCTCAGATACCAGATCATCATGACCCCCCAAGTCTGTGTGCAAATGGCTGCTGGGTCATGGGCTGGGGGTGTTCTTATCGCCCTAATTCACACAATGTATGCCATGCATTTCTCTACTTGCGGCTCCAGAGAAATTCACCATTTCTTCTGTGAAGTCATGGCCCTGCTGAAGCTCTCTTGTGAGGACACCTCAACCTATGAGAAGGTGGTGTTGGTGTCAGGCATTGTTTTCCTTCTCATCCCTTTTGGACTCATCCTGACCTCCTACACCCTCATCTTCCTTGCTGTCCTCCACATGAAATCCCCTGAGGCCAAGAACAAAGCTCTGGCCACCTGCTCTTCCCACCTTTGTGTGGTGAGCCTCTACTTTGGTCCAGCCATGGTTATCTACATGAACCCAGCTTCCTCTCTCCCCCCAGAGGTGGATCAGCgtctctttgtttttgatgttATCATCACTCCCATGTTGAACCCCCTCATCTATAGCCTGAGGAACAAGGAAGTACTGGTTGCTTTAAAGAAAGTTTTAGGGAGAAAGGTAATGTTTAAAGTACTTTGCCTTAATATAGCCAGATTCTGA